In the Triticum urartu cultivar G1812 unplaced genomic scaffold, Tu2.1 TuUngrouped_contig_5428, whole genome shotgun sequence genome, TTCCAACGACGGCACCATGAAGGTAAGTTCTTAGAGTTAGAGTTAGGGTTAGTGCTTGGGATTTGGGGATTTCTCGAAGAAGCTTGTTCTCAAATTTTGGATCAAATCTTTGGCTTTCCTTTGCATGCGCAAATCCCTGCTACCAACGAGGACTCCGATTTCGAGGGCCCTAAAATGTAGTTGTTTGTTTTATGTCACAGACACGAGAAGGCAGCAGAGAGGCGTGTTACTTTCGAAGAAATTCTCACTGGCAGGAGGTTTCTTTGGTTTGTAACGTACTTATGTTGATGTTACCCTTGCCGTTGTCGGCTTTATTTATTTAAAGCCTGGTGCTCCTTGTGTCTGTTTTTTTTTCAGGCACCCATCGATTTGAGATGACAAATCCCACGAAACGACGTCTTGGCTACAATTTTTGGTGCAAGGATCAATTATTGATCAACTTGTCACATGCAAGAAATTCTTATTTTCATCAATTTTTGAATAAATTAGTTGATACTTGAGAAATAATTGGCAACTATATTCGGGGAAAAAAATAACCCAACGACGGCAACAACAATTTTGCTGATCCACGCAAGAGAAGCTGGACATTGCCCTCCGTCACCAATAAAAGAAGTGCATCCATCCCTTACATGCGGCACACGATACACTATCAAAACCTATCGGAGCCGGTTGATGCCACCCGACACCCACAATAGCGGAGGAAATGGGCATGGAATGTCAACCGTGCGAGCTGTCACTATGTTCGCCATGCATGTTCCCTCTTGACTTAAACACCACAGCCTAGCATGCATGTTCAAAAGATCACGCACAGGCACAATCCCATGCATGCAGGCAGGCATAATGTTCATCCCATGAGCTTGTTCTCCTCAGCTTGCATCAATCAAGCTAGCTATAAATAGAGCCGCACAACACCAAGTTTGCTTCACCCATCCGTCTTCATCCTCTCTCTAGCTAGCTGGAGAGTTCATAGCAACCATGGCTGCTGTTAAGCTTGCTGCCTTGGTTCTGGTAGCATTGCTGGGTTGTGTGGCGCACACATCCCAAGCGAGCTACGGGTATCCCAACCCATTGCCGCCCACCCCAAGCCCACCACCTCCCGCGGCACCCGCACCAGCAGCACTCACCGTGGGCTACTACCACAAGACGTGCCATAACGCGGAGAAGATCGTGAGGGAGGTCGTGGAGGATGCTCAAAAGGCCGACCCTGGCATCGGCGCCGCGCTCATCCGCCTCTTCTTCCACGACTGTTTCGTCAGGGTACGTCTTACGTGTGGATATTTACGCATGCATGGGTATGTTTGTGAATTGTGGGGTACTAACGTGCTCGAGCCTTTTTGCCCAGGGTTGCGATGCCTCGGTTCTCCTTGACAACACCACGGCCAACCCGCAGCCGGAGAAGTTGGGCATCCCCAACTTCCCCAGCCTCCGCGGCTACGAGGTGATCGACGCGGCCAAGGAGAAGCTTGAGAAGGAGTGCGAGGGGGTCGTCTCGTGCGCCGACATCGTGGCCTTCGCCGGGCGCGACGCCACCGCCTTGCTAATAAGCGGGAAAAAGAAGTTCAGCTTCCTCGACTTCCTATGGGGTGGCTGGAAGTCCGGCTTCGACATGCCGGCCGGCCGCTACGACGGGAACGTGTCCCTCGCCGGCGAGACCCTCCCCAACCTGCCCCCTCCCTTCGCCAACGTCAGCGTCCTGGAGGACATGTTCAGGGTCAAGGGGCTCAGCCTCGAGGACATGGTCACCCTCTCCGGCGCGCACACGGTCGGGATCTCCCACTGCTCGTCCTTCCGTGACCGCCTCCCCCCGAACCCCTCGTCGATGGACCCTACCTTGGCCGCATCCCTGCAGGGGCAGTGCAGCCGCGGCGGCGACCCCACCGTGGTTCAGGACCTCGAGACTCCCGATGACCTCGACAACCAATACTATGACAACGTGCAGAAACGCAACGTGCTGTTCAAGTCAGACGCCGCGCTCATGTCATCTGAGACGACATCGAGATTGGTGGACGGCCACGCCAAGGACCGGCAGGAGTGGTTGAAGCAATTCAAGGCGGCTATGGTGAAAATGGGCAGCATCGAGGTGAAGACCGAGGCCAACGGGCAGATCAGAAAGCACTGCCGGTTTGTGAATTAACCAGCTCACGAACGGCTGATCAGGATATGGCGTGCCTTATCTTGAGTTATTGACTCCTCACAACGGAGAGTAATCAGAATAAGCTCGTGCTTTTGTGTGTGCTAGCTAAGTTACCGGTGCTGTTTCTTTTTTCCTACGAGAATGTATTTTATTGGTTCATTCTTTGTTTTAAATCTGTATTGAATCTTTTCTGTGTACTTTATTATGGAGAGAtgatattgtcaaggtatgttcaGTTTGCTAAAATGGGAATTTCAGCACTGCGGTGCAGGGAGCTGaatctaagagcatctccaacaggtgCCGAACGCGGCGCGCGCAAAAAACAGCTTTAGCGCGTGCCCATTGTCTGGTTTGGCGCGGCGCGCAACGACCGCTCCAGCAGccgcgctaaaatgcagcgcgcgccgctccagcAGCGCGTAAAAAATGCAGCGCGCACGCTCATTCTACAAACTAGAAATGTAGGCATTGGAAGCAT is a window encoding:
- the LOC125529208 gene encoding peroxidase 2-like, with translation MAAVKLAALVLVALLGCVAHTSQASYGYPNPLPPTPSPPPPAAPAPAALTVGYYHKTCHNAEKIVREVVEDAQKADPGIGAALIRLFFHDCFVRGCDASVLLDNTTANPQPEKLGIPNFPSLRGYEVIDAAKEKLEKECEGVVSCADIVAFAGRDATALLISGKKKFSFLDFLWGGWKSGFDMPAGRYDGNVSLAGETLPNLPPPFANVSVLEDMFRVKGLSLEDMVTLSGAHTVGISHCSSFRDRLPPNPSSMDPTLAASLQGQCSRGGDPTVVQDLETPDDLDNQYYDNVQKRNVLFKSDAALMSSETTSRLVDGHAKDRQEWLKQFKAAMVKMGSIEVKTEANGQIRKHCRFVN